In the genome of Myxococcus stipitatus, one region contains:
- a CDS encoding type II secretion system F family protein, which translates to MLAGIVLLLVTGSVFFFSLVIFSVLSKAYEQYQERYVAKSMNDLSDMFLFIDARQMLVLNIACMCLLGILSYIIFNPILAVVATVFGFFLPMLLVKHYRKRRIKKFNIQLVDALQAMANAFKAGLTFPQAIEHVAREAMPPLSQEFGLFVKEVKLGVPLEEALINMGRRVGSDDLELVVVSTNIARQLGGNMAEMFETISTVIRERFRLEGKIDALTSQGKLQGWIVAAMPAVLGMVLNYMRPDLMEPMMNHFFGWILVVLIAIMEVMGILIIRRIVNIDI; encoded by the coding sequence ATGCTTGCTGGAATCGTCCTCCTCCTCGTCACCGGCTCGGTCTTCTTCTTCAGCCTGGTGATCTTCAGCGTCCTGTCGAAGGCGTATGAGCAGTACCAGGAGCGCTACGTCGCCAAGTCGATGAACGACTTGAGCGACATGTTCCTCTTCATCGATGCACGGCAGATGTTGGTCCTCAACATCGCGTGCATGTGCTTGCTGGGCATCCTGTCGTACATCATCTTCAACCCCATCCTGGCCGTCGTCGCCACGGTGTTCGGCTTCTTCCTGCCGATGCTGCTGGTCAAGCACTACCGCAAGCGGCGCATCAAGAAGTTCAACATCCAGTTGGTGGATGCGCTGCAGGCCATGGCGAACGCGTTCAAGGCGGGTCTCACCTTCCCGCAGGCCATCGAGCATGTGGCGCGCGAGGCGATGCCTCCGCTGTCGCAGGAGTTCGGCCTGTTCGTGAAGGAAGTGAAGCTGGGTGTGCCGCTGGAGGAGGCGCTCATCAACATGGGGCGCCGCGTGGGCAGCGATGACCTGGAGCTGGTGGTGGTGTCCACGAACATCGCCCGTCAGCTCGGCGGCAACATGGCCGAGATGTTCGAGACCATCTCCACGGTGATTCGCGAGCGCTTCCGGCTCGAGGGAAAGATCGACGCGCTCACCTCGCAGGGCAAGTTGCAGGGGTGGATTGTCGCGGCCATGCCGGCGGTGCTCGGCATGGTGCTCAACTACATGCGGCCGGACCTGATGGAGCCCATGATGAACCACTTCTTCGGGTGGATCCTCGTGGTGCTGATCGCCATCATGGAAGTGATGGGCATCCTCATCATCCGGCGCATCGTCAACATCGATATTTGA
- the cpaB gene encoding Flp pilus assembly protein CpaB, protein MLKGKTPLVVALVLGLLAGVIAYSAIKKKESDVRRGWNLVPVVVAAQDIPEGTVITFEMISQRSVPEQFVTSSVVRPDSASYVVNQKVLVALQAGDPLLWSQFETTKAAERLSSKVQKKMRAMTIDAKNATAVGGWIRPNDHVDIIGTFRDPQTDENVGVTLLQNIIVVATGKITGTTNVNLIPENQREYNNVSLMVLPEEAEILVLATELGSLTLSLRNEDDVDLIEERGRATISTLLSGERTRVLEKKRQEIIQIIKGGGEKAAAAGAQ, encoded by the coding sequence ATGCTGAAGGGCAAGACTCCGCTCGTCGTTGCGCTCGTGCTCGGCCTTCTGGCCGGCGTCATCGCGTATTCCGCCATCAAGAAGAAGGAATCCGATGTCCGCCGTGGCTGGAACCTGGTCCCCGTCGTCGTCGCGGCCCAGGACATTCCCGAAGGAACTGTCATCACCTTCGAGATGATCTCCCAGCGCTCCGTGCCTGAGCAGTTCGTCACCTCGTCGGTGGTCCGTCCGGACTCGGCGTCGTACGTGGTGAACCAGAAGGTGCTCGTGGCGCTGCAGGCGGGTGATCCGCTGCTGTGGAGCCAGTTCGAGACGACCAAGGCGGCCGAGCGGTTGTCGTCGAAGGTCCAGAAGAAGATGCGCGCGATGACCATCGACGCGAAGAACGCCACCGCCGTCGGCGGCTGGATTCGCCCGAACGACCACGTCGACATCATCGGCACGTTCCGCGACCCGCAGACGGACGAGAACGTCGGCGTCACGCTGCTGCAGAACATCATCGTGGTGGCCACGGGCAAGATCACTGGTACCACCAACGTGAACCTCATCCCGGAGAACCAGCGCGAGTACAACAACGTCTCGCTGATGGTGCTGCCGGAAGAGGCCGAAATCCTGGTGCTCGCGACGGAGCTCGGCTCGCTGACGCTCTCGCTGCGCAACGAGGACGACGTGGACCTCATCGAGGAGCGCGGCCGCGCCACCATCAGCACGCTGCTGTCCGGTGAGCGCACGCGCGTGCTGGAGAAGAAGCGTCAGGAGATCATCCAGATCATCAAGGGTGGTGGCGAGAAGGCCGCCGCCGCTGGCGCCCAGTAA